In one Misgurnus anguillicaudatus chromosome 1, ASM2758022v2, whole genome shotgun sequence genomic region, the following are encoded:
- the LOC129432709 gene encoding uncharacterized protein has product MASNHQDDSDTDGSEFSDSGSDSCTSDTSTKDSGSFIDSDCDSDSSDKAVATTRAAFKRKICRYYNDGHCRNGNRCQYEHICKNHVEGSCPLGIGCRLKHSSASNASPQPNEHPDRESHGRRQRRNSSPVSADDEEDDDRPYRWQLNLGDGWQDVSNDFVLEAQYSRPEAKGINIYNTPAGVISIDFNKMRVLTKTNIKVRRKGSKQTEWLWYYRGKNKWHQFGVKRSKGKSNGIQSSRLEKEYQKHKKGSFQFAVDSNTFEISFKGMYQKSLSTGQKRRVRRRPKYDPSKAVASTLPFSFRDLMASVWQFEGRGGKWHTFKKMNGCSVSSDDIESCYQSKQKTMTFTVNGDPYTLDFSRMNQFNHRTNARRKIRRT; this is encoded by the exons ATGGCTTCGAATCATCAAGACGATTCCG ACACTGATGGCTCAGAATTCAGTGATAGTGGCTCAGACTCTTGTACCTCAGATACTTCAACCAAAGATTCAGGCTCCTTTATCGACTCTGACTGTGACTCTGACTCCAGCGATAAAGCAGTTGCTACGACACGTGCTGCGTTCAAGCGTAAGATTTGTAGGTATTACAATGATGGCCACTGCCGAAATGGAAACAGGTGTCAGTATGAGCACATATGCAAAAACCACGTGGAGGGCTCGTGCCCCCTTGGCATTGGATGCCGTCTCAAACACAGTTCTGCTTCAAATGCATCACCACAACCAAATGAACATCCAGACCGTGAAAGCCATGGTAGGCGGCAGAGAAGAAATAGCAGTCCTGTGTCTGCAG ATGATGAAGAAGACGATGACAGACCGTACAGATGGCAGTTGAATTTGGGAGATGGCTGGCAGGACGTTTCCAATGATTTTGTACTAGAAGCCCAGTATTCACGCCCTGAAGCCAAAGGAATCAACATCTATAACACCCCTGCTGG AGTTATTTCGATCGACTTCAACAAGATGAGAGTTCTTACCAAGACTAACATTAAAGTCCGGCGTAAAGGTTCAAAGCAAACCGAGTGGCTATGGTATTACCGAGGTAAAAACAAGTGGCACCAGTTTGGAGTGAAG CGTTCAAAGGGCAAAAGCAATGGGATTCAGAGTTCAAGACTGGAAAAGGAATACCAAAAACACAAGAAGGGTTCTTTTCAGTTTGCTGTTGATTCCAACACATTCGAGATTAGCTTCAAAG GAATGTATCAGAAAAGTTTATCTACAGGCCAGAAAAGACGGGTTAGACGACGCCCTAAATATGATCCGTCTAAAGCTGTAGC AAGCACGTTGCCCTTCAGTTTCCGGGACTTGATGGCTTCAGTGTGGCAGTTTGAAGGAAGAGGTGGTAAATGGCACACCTTCaaaaaaatg AATGGATGTTCAGTCTCAAGTGATGACATCGAGAGCTGTTACCAAAGTAAACAGAAGACAATGACATTCACTGTTAATGGTGACCCTTACACACTGGATTTTTCAA GGATGAATCAGTTTAACCATAGAACAAATGCAAGACGCAAGATCCGCCGCACTTAA
- the LOC129432065 gene encoding uncharacterized protein, which produces MATSNPFEWQLFDGQKWSTICNDIFIESHYCQPGATGITINTSMGSLYIDFDAMTVSGPRANLSIRRNMFLSHNQKQEVGWYYKDNHRWCEYGSQGLSGNTSSITSDSIEQQYIQNPNGSVQFSAGHMNYTVDFTAMTQTNMYTLMMRKVRRRPKFNSTVTVNSSLPIPTMASPIHLPNTSTECIWEFMGDEGIWTEFQKPGCSLDSADIERLYQQNPQSQVSFIAGRQNYTLYLNGMYQINNRYGTKRVVRRIAGNQQINGQYSQVRWQFKDMDGFWKNYNKGGYRGYCSVSSEDIEAQYQQNPAGTMNFRAGRFNYDLNFSDMTQTNLSTYTVRDVRRL; this is translated from the exons ATGGCTACCA GTAATCCCTTTGAATGGCAGTTGTTTGATGGACAGAAGTGGTCTACTATCTGTAATGATATATTTATTGAATCCCATTACTGTCAGCCAGGAGCTACTGGTATTACCATCAACACCAGTATGGG ATCACTCTATATTGACTTTGATGCTATGACAGTCAGTGGGCCTCGTGCTAACCTCAGTATACGGCGAAATATGTTTCTGTCCCACAACCAAAAGCAAGAAGTAGGCTGGTACTACAAAGATAACCATCGCTGGTGTGAATATGGATCTCAG GGATTGTCTGGGAACACATCTTCAATTACAAGTGATTCTATAGAGCAACAGTACATCCAAAACCCAAACGGCTCAGTTCAGTTTTCTGCAGGACACATGAATTACACTGTGGACTTCACTG CCATGACTCAAACTAACATGTACACACTTATGATGAGGAAAGTAAGGCGGCGGCCAAAATTCAATTCAACAGTAACAGTAAACAGCAG TTTACCAATACCAACAATGGCATCTCCTATACACCTGCCAAATACATCTACTGAATGCATCTGGGAGTTTATGGGTGATGAAGGCATCTGGACTGAGTTCCAGAAACCA GGATGTTCATTGGATAGTGCAGACATCGAGAGATTGTATCAGCAAAACCCTCAATCGCAGGTTTCATTCATTGCTGGACGACAAAATTACACACTTTACCTTAATG GAATGTATCAAATAAATAATCGGTATGGTACCAAAAGAGTTGTAAGGAGAATAGCAGGAAACCAGCAAATAAACGG TCAATATTCACAAGTTCGCTGGCAGTTTAAAGACATGGATGGTTTTTGGAAGAATTATAATAAG GGTGGTTATCGAGGTTATTGCAGTGTATCAAGTGAAGATATTGAGGCCCAGTACCAGCAAAACCCTGCAGGTACAATGAATTTCAGAGCGGGCAGATTCAACTATGACCTAAACTTCTCAG ACATGACCCAGACAAATCTGTCCACTTACACTGTAAGAGATGTACGCCGCCTTTAG